The Catenuloplanes niger genome includes a window with the following:
- a CDS encoding SDR family NAD(P)-dependent oxidoreductase: MTPPPTVRIEPPAGAEPPPLLAVTAVAGRFPGAPGVDDFWPLLRDGRSGLTRFTDNELAARGVPATLRRRADYVPVGGLIDGQDLFDPVPFGLTDAEAALMDPQHRLFLETAWEALERAGHGGGAGIDSIGVFAGAAQSAYLASNLTGRWDPTGGRDPIGSLETTIATQADYLPLQTAYRLNLTGPAMNITTTCSTSLVAVHVAAQALLAGECDAAVAGGVSLIVPQGHGYRYVPDGIFAIDGTVRPFSARGTGVVYSQGVGAVVLRRLDEALADGDPVLAVLHGSAIGNDGADKVGFTAPSLRGQARVIAEALAVAGLTPSDVGYVEAHGTGTRLGDPIEIAALRTAFGHADGGTEAWCGLGSVKSNIGHANSAAGIASFIKTVLAIQHRTLPASLHAEPINEQLGLHGSPFSVVTRTRAWDTAPYAGVSSFGIGGTNAHVLLGPAPDRPASPPDERPQILVFSAHDRAALDATVTDTPGGDLPDTAHTLQRGRTHFPHRRAVVTGPETPTRHTPPARADGVPRVVFLFPGGGSQYPGMATGLYAAEPVFAAAVDEFAALFRERLGTDVRTLITGGDDAMAYSAATGLPALFTVSVATARLLGSWGIVPDALLGHSLGEYAAAVVSGALTAPDAATLVAVRSQALAGAAGGGAMLSVPLPEPEIVALLDAHPGADLAAVNAPDSGVVSGPAEIIDALAGVLAARGLSPSRLPLNSAAHSRLIDPELPRMRRAARSVRAGRPAVPTISSLTGGMVGDDFADPEHWVRQLRAPVRFSAALRTALAESTPTVLVQAGPGAALVAAARGHRIAHLAATVTTFTRDDVSDLAAARLAAGELWTHGVPVDFSATHRPGRRRVLAPGYAFQRRRLWIQPAERAPQPDAAAAELLQVARWTQEPTPAPVTALGGRWLILGDTAGAATVAAALRGHGAEAGGTDEVSAPVDGVVLVAPAGGDPDRAAELILGHGAAAATVAALDPPPPILLQVTERACRVESADRPAPAATAARALPRVIAQEQPGLSWRTLDVPDLPAAGPAIVAELADLRTGPSLTEVAVRGGLRWSSRMAPWPAPTDAPAVRPGATALIIGGLGDVGLTVAAHLAAKGMRIVVTSRSGARTDGVDELRRRGHDVSVRVLDAGDAAATAALLADLSAGSALDVVVHAAGVVASGDLPPMRRIEAAHVDGHLHAKARGALSLHAAIAALADEDRPRRVILMSSAGTLVGGIGTGPYSAGNGFLNGLAERLPADGTRWVSVVWDAWKVGPLGTEREVNLDYALDAATGMRALDAILAACDAGVAPPVVAVSTTDLRARMAVADRPAPRREARLEHSLTGVAAEVAEAWSELFGTPVGESDADFFALGGHSLLATRMLVGLAERYRIRLSLRDLLARPTVAGLAETIAAAARAPEDPVPQLTGGVAEDGTFGMTRVQHAYWMGRSGGYRFGDTACHFALEYDCEQLDLDRYEHAWNRVIARHPMLRAITTGQGRMKQLDHVPHYRIRATDLTTADPGRREERLAKLREQVFRKPGPSDRWPLVQVRAARLPGGRVRLFLGVDVLVCDAGSYWIINRDLRHFYEHPDDELPAVPVTFAGCVAAMDARRGTDEWERAAGYWRERLESLPDAPALPVSTVEEGARFVRHAARLDAERWAAFKRHAAANGVTPTAALLTAYGELLAGWGGDDRFAVMLTLFDRPGLHPAVGDVVGDFTSLVLHEVDRRTPGTFGAHAQRAQRTLFTDLDHRLFSALDVLAEKSAGSGTVASVPVVFTSALGLDDVIGGEHDLEWAGRQIGALSQTPQVVLDHQVIERDGELLVQWDTLEPVLDPSDVDRAFDRYLDRLRELADPESWRRRPVAAEDVAVTLRAADTAGQTLFLIHPSGGDVTCYTELALQLDERVTVVGLTDPGFAGADVPAELPRLARLYADVIRTVRPHGPYLLGGWSMGGSLGQDVARTLHAQGEHVALLLMLDSNDPGYITAMPGDADEAEGQVLVRHLGALEAYLGVDLGVGTPGARAELLAEPTARRWERATERLRAHRLLGAREDLRARLAVFDRHLRGLAGHRPAPHTDDRTHTVLIRADRTATRNSGIGMGVDDTPAGLPDLGWSAHLATPPEVTGVDADHYSLMRRPAIDTVAKLINAALDRHL, encoded by the coding sequence ATGACACCGCCACCCACCGTCCGCATCGAACCGCCCGCCGGCGCCGAGCCACCGCCGCTGCTGGCGGTCACGGCCGTTGCCGGACGGTTCCCCGGTGCCCCCGGCGTCGACGACTTCTGGCCGCTGCTGCGCGACGGCCGCAGCGGCCTCACCCGGTTCACCGACAATGAGCTGGCCGCGCGCGGCGTACCGGCGACGCTGCGCCGCCGCGCCGACTACGTGCCGGTCGGAGGGCTGATCGACGGCCAGGACCTCTTCGACCCGGTGCCGTTCGGCCTCACCGACGCCGAAGCCGCGCTGATGGATCCGCAGCACCGGCTGTTCCTCGAGACCGCCTGGGAGGCGCTGGAGCGCGCCGGGCACGGCGGCGGGGCCGGTATCGACTCCATCGGCGTCTTCGCCGGCGCCGCGCAGAGCGCCTACCTCGCCAGCAACCTCACCGGGCGTTGGGACCCCACCGGCGGCCGAGATCCGATCGGCAGCCTGGAGACCACCATCGCCACCCAGGCGGACTACCTGCCGCTGCAGACCGCCTACCGGCTCAACCTCACCGGCCCGGCGATGAACATCACCACCACCTGCTCCACCTCGCTGGTCGCGGTGCACGTGGCCGCCCAGGCGCTGCTGGCCGGCGAGTGCGACGCCGCCGTCGCGGGCGGAGTGTCGCTGATCGTGCCGCAGGGCCACGGCTACCGGTACGTCCCGGACGGCATCTTCGCGATCGACGGCACGGTCCGGCCGTTCTCCGCCCGCGGCACCGGTGTCGTCTACTCCCAGGGGGTGGGCGCGGTCGTGCTGCGCCGCCTGGACGAGGCGCTCGCCGACGGAGACCCGGTCCTCGCGGTGCTGCACGGCAGCGCGATCGGCAACGACGGCGCCGACAAGGTCGGCTTCACCGCGCCGTCGCTGCGCGGACAGGCCCGGGTGATCGCCGAGGCGCTGGCCGTGGCCGGGCTCACCCCGTCCGACGTCGGCTACGTCGAGGCGCACGGCACCGGCACCCGGCTCGGTGACCCGATCGAGATCGCGGCGCTGCGGACCGCGTTCGGGCACGCGGACGGCGGCACGGAGGCCTGGTGCGGGCTCGGCTCGGTCAAGAGCAACATCGGCCACGCGAACTCGGCCGCCGGCATCGCCTCGTTCATCAAGACCGTGCTGGCGATCCAGCACCGGACCCTGCCCGCCTCGCTCCACGCGGAGCCGATCAACGAGCAGCTCGGCCTGCACGGCTCGCCGTTCTCGGTCGTCACCCGCACCCGGGCCTGGGACACCGCGCCGTACGCGGGCGTCAGTTCGTTCGGCATCGGCGGCACCAACGCGCACGTGCTGCTCGGCCCCGCCCCCGACCGCCCGGCGTCCCCGCCCGACGAGCGGCCGCAGATCCTGGTCTTCTCCGCCCACGACCGCGCCGCGCTGGACGCCACGGTCACGGACACCCCGGGGGGCGACCTGCCGGACACCGCGCACACGCTGCAGCGCGGCCGCACCCACTTCCCGCACCGCCGCGCGGTGGTCACCGGACCGGAGACGCCGACCCGGCACACCCCACCGGCGCGGGCGGACGGCGTACCGCGGGTGGTCTTCCTGTTTCCCGGCGGCGGCAGCCAGTACCCGGGAATGGCCACCGGCCTCTACGCGGCCGAGCCGGTGTTCGCCGCGGCCGTCGACGAGTTCGCCGCCCTGTTCCGCGAGCGGCTCGGCACGGACGTGCGCACGCTGATCACCGGCGGCGACGACGCCATGGCGTACTCCGCCGCGACCGGGCTGCCCGCGCTGTTCACCGTCTCGGTCGCGACCGCGCGGCTGCTCGGCTCCTGGGGCATCGTGCCGGACGCCCTGCTGGGGCACAGCCTTGGCGAGTACGCGGCCGCGGTCGTCTCCGGCGCGCTCACCGCACCGGACGCGGCCACCCTCGTCGCCGTGCGCTCACAGGCGCTGGCCGGTGCCGCCGGCGGTGGCGCGATGCTCTCCGTCCCGCTGCCGGAGCCCGAGATCGTCGCGCTGCTCGACGCCCACCCCGGCGCCGACCTGGCGGCCGTGAACGCGCCCGACTCCGGCGTCGTCTCCGGCCCGGCCGAGATCATCGACGCGCTCGCCGGCGTGCTTGCCGCCCGTGGCCTGTCACCGTCCCGGCTGCCGCTGAACTCGGCGGCCCACTCCCGCCTGATCGACCCGGAGCTGCCCCGCATGCGCCGGGCCGCCCGATCCGTGCGCGCTGGCCGTCCCGCCGTGCCGACCATCAGCTCGCTCACCGGCGGCATGGTCGGCGACGACTTCGCCGACCCCGAGCACTGGGTACGCCAGCTGCGCGCGCCGGTGCGGTTCTCCGCCGCGCTCCGGACGGCGCTGGCCGAGTCGACACCCACCGTGCTGGTCCAGGCCGGGCCCGGCGCCGCCCTGGTCGCGGCCGCCCGAGGGCACCGCATCGCCCACCTGGCCGCGACGGTGACCACGTTCACCCGCGACGACGTATCCGACCTGGCCGCGGCGCGGCTCGCCGCCGGGGAGCTGTGGACGCACGGCGTACCGGTGGACTTCTCCGCCACGCATCGGCCCGGCCGACGCCGGGTGCTCGCCCCCGGCTACGCCTTCCAGCGCCGTCGCCTGTGGATCCAGCCGGCCGAGCGCGCGCCACAGCCGGACGCGGCCGCCGCCGAGCTGCTCCAGGTCGCCCGCTGGACGCAGGAGCCCACGCCGGCCCCGGTCACCGCCCTCGGCGGGCGCTGGCTCATCCTCGGCGACACCGCCGGCGCCGCGACGGTCGCGGCCGCGTTGCGCGGGCACGGCGCGGAGGCCGGCGGCACCGACGAGGTGTCCGCGCCCGTCGACGGCGTGGTGCTGGTCGCCCCGGCCGGAGGCGACCCCGACCGCGCCGCGGAGCTGATCCTCGGCCACGGCGCCGCTGCGGCCACGGTCGCCGCGCTGGACCCGCCGCCCCCGATCCTCTTGCAGGTCACCGAGCGGGCCTGTCGGGTGGAGAGCGCCGACCGTCCCGCGCCCGCGGCCACCGCCGCCCGCGCGCTGCCCCGCGTCATCGCCCAGGAACAGCCCGGCCTGTCCTGGCGCACGCTGGACGTGCCGGACCTGCCGGCCGCCGGTCCCGCCATCGTGGCCGAGCTCGCCGACCTGCGCACCGGCCCGTCGCTGACCGAGGTCGCCGTGCGCGGCGGGCTGCGCTGGTCCAGCCGGATGGCCCCGTGGCCGGCCCCGACGGACGCCCCGGCCGTCCGGCCCGGTGCCACCGCGCTGATCATCGGTGGTCTCGGCGACGTCGGCCTGACCGTGGCCGCGCACCTGGCCGCGAAGGGCATGCGCATCGTGGTGACCTCCCGCTCGGGCGCCCGCACCGACGGCGTGGACGAGCTGCGCCGCCGCGGGCACGACGTCTCCGTCCGGGTGCTCGACGCCGGGGACGCCGCAGCCACCGCCGCGCTGCTCGCCGACCTGAGCGCCGGATCAGCGCTGGACGTGGTGGTGCACGCCGCCGGTGTGGTCGCCTCCGGTGACCTGCCGCCGATGCGGCGGATCGAGGCCGCGCACGTCGACGGGCACCTGCACGCCAAGGCGCGGGGCGCGCTGTCGCTGCACGCCGCCATCGCCGCGCTCGCCGACGAGGACCGCCCGCGCCGGGTGATCCTGATGTCCTCGGCCGGCACGCTGGTCGGCGGCATCGGCACCGGGCCCTACTCGGCTGGCAACGGCTTCCTCAACGGCCTCGCGGAACGACTGCCGGCCGACGGCACCCGCTGGGTCAGCGTGGTCTGGGACGCCTGGAAGGTCGGCCCGCTCGGGACCGAACGCGAGGTCAACCTCGACTACGCGCTCGACGCCGCCACCGGCATGCGGGCGCTGGACGCGATCCTCGCCGCCTGCGACGCTGGGGTCGCGCCACCGGTCGTCGCGGTGTCCACCACCGACCTGCGCGCCCGGATGGCCGTCGCCGACCGCCCGGCGCCGCGCCGGGAGGCCCGCCTGGAGCACTCGCTGACCGGCGTGGCGGCGGAGGTGGCCGAGGCCTGGTCCGAGCTGTTCGGCACGCCGGTCGGGGAGAGCGACGCGGACTTCTTCGCGCTCGGCGGCCACTCGCTGCTGGCCACCCGCATGCTGGTTGGCCTGGCCGAACGGTACCGGATCCGGCTCAGCCTGCGTGATCTGCTGGCCCGGCCCACCGTGGCCGGCCTGGCGGAGACGATCGCCGCCGCCGCCCGGGCGCCCGAGGACCCGGTCCCGCAGCTCACCGGCGGGGTGGCCGAGGACGGCACGTTCGGCATGACCCGGGTGCAGCACGCGTACTGGATGGGCCGCTCCGGCGGCTACCGCTTCGGCGACACCGCCTGCCACTTCGCGCTGGAGTACGACTGCGAGCAGCTGGACCTCGACCGGTACGAGCACGCCTGGAACCGGGTGATCGCCCGGCACCCGATGCTGCGCGCCATCACCACCGGCCAGGGCCGGATGAAGCAGCTCGACCACGTGCCACACTACCGCATCCGCGCGACCGACCTGACCACCGCCGACCCCGGCCGGCGGGAGGAGCGGCTGGCCAAGCTGCGCGAGCAGGTGTTCCGCAAGCCCGGCCCGTCCGACCGGTGGCCGCTGGTCCAGGTGCGCGCCGCCCGGCTGCCCGGCGGCCGGGTCCGGCTGTTCCTCGGCGTCGACGTGCTCGTCTGCGACGCCGGCAGCTATTGGATCATCAACCGCGACTTGCGGCACTTCTACGAGCACCCGGACGACGAGCTGCCGGCCGTGCCGGTCACCTTCGCCGGCTGCGTCGCCGCGATGGACGCGCGGCGCGGCACCGACGAGTGGGAACGGGCCGCCGGCTACTGGCGGGAGCGGCTGGAATCGCTGCCGGACGCGCCCGCGCTGCCGGTCTCCACGGTGGAGGAGGGCGCCCGGTTCGTCCGGCATGCGGCCCGGCTCGACGCGGAGCGGTGGGCGGCGTTCAAGCGGCACGCGGCCGCCAACGGCGTCACACCGACCGCGGCGCTGCTCACCGCGTACGGCGAGCTGCTGGCCGGCTGGGGCGGCGACGACCGCTTCGCCGTGATGCTGACGCTGTTCGACCGTCCCGGCCTGCACCCGGCCGTCGGCGACGTGGTCGGCGACTTCACCTCGCTGGTGCTGCACGAGGTCGACCGCCGTACGCCCGGCACGTTCGGCGCGCACGCCCAACGCGCCCAGCGCACGCTCTTCACCGACCTGGACCACCGGCTGTTCTCCGCGCTCGACGTGCTCGCCGAGAAGTCGGCCGGATCCGGGACGGTCGCCTCCGTCCCGGTCGTGTTCACCAGCGCGCTCGGCCTGGACGACGTGATCGGCGGCGAGCACGACCTGGAGTGGGCGGGCCGGCAGATCGGCGCGCTCAGTCAGACGCCGCAGGTGGTGCTGGACCACCAGGTCATCGAGCGCGACGGCGAGCTGCTGGTGCAGTGGGACACGCTGGAGCCGGTGCTGGACCCGTCCGACGTGGACCGCGCGTTCGACCGCTACCTGGACCGGCTGCGCGAGCTCGCCGATCCGGAGTCCTGGCGGCGCCGGCCGGTTGCGGCCGAGGACGTCGCCGTCACGCTGCGAGCCGCGGACACGGCGGGGCAGACGCTGTTTCTCATCCACCCGTCGGGCGGCGACGTGACCTGCTACACCGAGCTGGCACTGCAGCTCGACGAGCGCGTCACGGTGGTGGGCCTGACCGATCCAGGTTTCGCCGGCGCGGACGTCCCCGCCGAGCTGCCCCGGCTGGCCCGGCTCTACGCGGACGTGATCCGTACGGTCCGGCCGCACGGGCCGTACCTGCTCGGCGGCTGGTCGATGGGGGGCAGCCTCGGTCAGGATGTCGCCCGGACGCTGCACGCACAGGGCGAACACGTCGCGCTGCTGCTCATGCTCGACTCCAACGACCCCGGGTACATCACGGCGATGCCCGGCGACGCCGACGAGGCCGAGGGCCAGGTGCTCGTCCGGCACCTCGGCGCGCTGGAGGCGTACCTCGGTGTCGACCTCGGCGTGGGCACACCCGGCGCACGGGCGGAGTTGCTCGCCGAGCCGACCGCACGCCGCTGGGAGCGGGCCACCGAACGGCTGCGCGCCCACCGGCTGCTCGGTGCCCGGGAGGATTTGCGCGCCCGGCTGGCGGTCTTCGACCGGCACCTGCGCGGCCTGGCCGGGCACCGTCCCGCGCCGCACACCGACGACCGCACGCACACCGTGCTGATCCGCGCCGACCGGACGGCCACCCGCAACTCCGGCATCGGCATGGGCGTCGACGACACCCCCGCCGGGCTGCCGGACCTCGGCTGGTCCGCGCACCTGGCCACGCCACCGGAGGTGACCGGCGTCGACGCCGACCACTACTCGCTGATGCGCCGGCCGGCGATCGACACGGTCGCGAAGCTGATCAACGCCGCGCTCGACCGGCACCTGTGA
- a CDS encoding saccharopine dehydrogenase NADP-binding domain-containing protein, translated as MIGVLGGSGAVGRTAVERLAGFGLPLRVGGRDRARAEAVAGPGGGDAVAVDLFDDDSLAAFCDGCAVVVNCAGPSYRVLDRVARAALAADAGYVDAAGDLVAVEALGDTPARHAVVFSAGLMPGLSGLLPRLLLDGTPVARLDVYVGGSVEISPASAVDALLTRGPKFGHALAMWRDGGVAAHSLAPLRGVSLPGFRGRVHAVPFLSAEMVMLASGAGVGELRNYTVYATENLPEAFATAWADQERPPEAHADAIVWAAARDVAAHGHHYAVLAYARPPAGSGLLPRRVLLRTPDSYRLSGVTAAITAREVAAGTVPPGVHYASEALDPRRTAAELAADALVSELAVPEPAR; from the coding sequence ATGATCGGGGTGCTGGGCGGCTCCGGCGCGGTAGGCCGGACCGCGGTGGAACGCCTCGCCGGTTTCGGGCTGCCGCTGCGCGTCGGCGGCCGCGACCGCGCGCGGGCCGAGGCGGTCGCCGGGCCGGGCGGCGGGGACGCGGTCGCTGTCGACCTGTTCGACGACGACTCACTGGCGGCGTTCTGCGACGGTTGCGCCGTGGTGGTCAACTGCGCCGGGCCGTCGTACCGGGTGCTGGACCGGGTGGCCCGCGCCGCGCTCGCGGCGGACGCCGGGTACGTCGACGCGGCCGGCGACCTGGTCGCGGTGGAGGCGCTCGGGGACACACCGGCGCGGCATGCCGTGGTCTTCTCCGCCGGCCTCATGCCCGGGCTGTCCGGGCTGCTGCCCCGGTTGCTATTGGACGGCACGCCAGTGGCACGGCTGGACGTCTACGTCGGCGGGTCGGTGGAGATCAGCCCGGCGTCCGCGGTGGACGCGCTGCTGACCCGGGGCCCGAAGTTCGGGCACGCGCTGGCGATGTGGCGGGACGGCGGCGTGGCGGCGCACTCGCTGGCGCCGCTGCGCGGGGTGTCGCTGCCGGGGTTCCGCGGGCGGGTGCACGCGGTGCCGTTCCTGTCCGCCGAGATGGTCATGCTCGCGTCCGGGGCCGGCGTCGGCGAGCTGCGTAACTACACCGTGTACGCCACCGAGAACCTGCCGGAGGCGTTCGCGACCGCGTGGGCGGACCAGGAGCGGCCGCCGGAGGCGCACGCGGACGCGATCGTGTGGGCGGCCGCGCGGGACGTGGCGGCGCACGGCCACCACTACGCGGTGCTGGCCTACGCGCGCCCGCCGGCCGGGTCCGGGCTGCTGCCGCGCCGGGTGTTGTTGCGCACCCCGGACTCGTACCGGCTCAGTGGGGTGACCGCCGCGATCACCGCGCGGGAGGTGGCGGCGGGGACCGTGCCACCGGGGGTCCACTACGCCTCCGAGGCGCTGGACCCCCGGCGCACGGCCGCGGAGCTGGCGGCCGACGCGCTGGTCAGTGAGCTGGCCGTGCCGGAGCCGGCGCGCTGA
- a CDS encoding phosphopantetheine-binding protein: MSLAPVSHTDRAGDPVPALADIWSELLGIDADAFSPDVSFLRYGGDSVLAVRMAALIRKRLGVVLALADVGAESTLDELAALVRRRSAAGSAIRALPVELHRRADKDAPFPLLPLQQGYFVGQQGGWELSYESAHFYSDVALRDMDSDEAEEALTDALRRLAEHQPMLRGRVTPDGMQHVLPLDAPGAIPVPRVYDLREEPAEAVSTELETVRAEMIAAGPDPAHGPGLDIRLSLLPGGAGRLHTNMSLLLFDGWSATLLNRELLELSADWNALPAPLDMGFDDYVSSVAALPGSDAWADDRDWWWSRLDDMPQPPALPLVADPREVRATTMANRERYLSPGRWAALRDRCAAHDVTPSTAMFTAFAIVIARWSGQRRMLLNSLQLNRLPLHPDVHRVFGAFASTMLLPTDLTAGATFAQLAGEAQRRFTEYAGHALVTGVEVSRELGRRRGTHRPVAPVVFQSTLGMDAAMGAQQPDSAGPLGQVAMDDFFHQLRTPQVALEARFYELRGSLAIVFSLVEELFDLEQVDAAYAELVALAGSLADGDGWDRVVDLPVREDETGLRLGRYADERVDAGDGPPATELEQTIAALWEELLDTPVLDRATHFFEAGGNSLLAVRALARLARQTGVTVPVRDFLADPTVAGLAAAATTAPASAR; the protein is encoded by the coding sequence ATGTCACTCGCCCCTGTCTCGCACACCGACCGGGCGGGCGATCCCGTACCCGCCTTGGCCGATATCTGGTCCGAGCTGCTCGGGATCGACGCCGACGCCTTCTCCCCCGACGTGTCGTTCCTGCGCTACGGCGGCGACTCCGTGCTCGCGGTCCGGATGGCCGCGCTCATCCGCAAGCGCCTCGGCGTGGTGCTGGCCCTGGCGGACGTGGGGGCGGAGTCCACGCTGGACGAGCTGGCCGCCCTCGTCCGCCGCCGGTCCGCGGCCGGGTCGGCGATCCGCGCGCTGCCGGTCGAGCTGCACCGGCGGGCGGACAAGGATGCGCCGTTCCCGCTGCTGCCGCTGCAACAGGGCTACTTCGTCGGCCAGCAGGGCGGCTGGGAGCTGTCCTACGAGTCGGCGCACTTCTACAGCGACGTCGCGCTCCGCGACATGGACAGCGACGAGGCCGAGGAGGCGCTGACCGACGCGCTGCGCCGGCTCGCCGAGCACCAGCCGATGCTGCGCGGCCGGGTTACACCGGACGGTATGCAGCACGTCCTGCCACTGGACGCGCCGGGTGCGATACCCGTGCCGCGCGTCTACGACCTGCGCGAGGAGCCGGCCGAGGCGGTGAGCACGGAGCTGGAGACGGTGCGTGCGGAGATGATCGCCGCGGGCCCTGACCCGGCGCACGGACCCGGCCTGGACATCCGGTTGTCGCTGCTGCCCGGCGGCGCGGGCCGACTGCACACCAACATGAGCCTGCTGCTGTTCGACGGCTGGTCGGCCACGCTGCTCAACCGCGAGCTGCTGGAGCTCAGCGCCGACTGGAACGCGCTGCCCGCACCACTGGACATGGGCTTCGACGACTACGTCTCGTCCGTGGCGGCGCTGCCCGGAAGCGACGCCTGGGCCGATGACCGCGACTGGTGGTGGTCCCGGCTGGACGACATGCCGCAGCCGCCCGCGCTGCCGCTGGTGGCCGATCCGCGCGAGGTGCGCGCCACCACGATGGCCAACCGCGAACGGTACCTGTCCCCCGGCCGCTGGGCCGCGCTGCGCGACCGGTGCGCCGCCCACGACGTCACGCCGTCCACCGCCATGTTCACCGCGTTCGCGATCGTCATCGCGCGCTGGTCCGGGCAGCGCCGCATGCTGCTCAACTCGTTGCAGCTCAACCGGCTCCCGCTGCACCCGGATGTGCACCGGGTCTTCGGCGCATTCGCCTCGACCATGCTGCTGCCCACCGACCTGACCGCCGGCGCCACGTTCGCGCAGCTTGCTGGGGAGGCGCAGCGGCGGTTCACCGAGTACGCCGGGCACGCGCTGGTCACCGGCGTCGAGGTCTCCCGGGAGCTGGGCCGCCGCCGGGGCACGCACCGGCCGGTCGCGCCCGTGGTGTTCCAGAGCACGCTCGGCATGGACGCCGCGATGGGCGCGCAGCAGCCGGACTCCGCCGGACCGCTCGGCCAGGTCGCGATGGACGACTTCTTCCACCAGCTGCGCACCCCGCAGGTAGCGCTGGAGGCCCGCTTCTACGAGCTGCGCGGCTCGCTGGCCATCGTCTTCTCCCTGGTGGAGGAGCTGTTCGACCTGGAGCAGGTGGACGCCGCCTACGCGGAGCTGGTCGCGCTGGCCGGCAGCCTAGCCGACGGGGACGGCTGGGACCGGGTCGTGGACCTGCCCGTCCGGGAGGATGAGACCGGACTGCGCCTCGGGCGGTACGCCGACGAGCGCGTCGACGCCGGTGACGGCCCGCCGGCCACGGAGCTGGAGCAGACCATCGCCGCGCTGTGGGAGGAGCTGCTGGACACGCCGGTCCTGGACCGCGCCACCCACTTCTTCGAGGCCGGTGGCAACTCACTGCTGGCCGTGCGGGCGCTGGCCCGGCTCGCCCGGCAGACCGGCGTGACCGTGCCGGTACGCGACTTCCTGGCCGACCCGACCGTGGCCGGCCTGGCCGCCGCGGCCACCACCGCCCCCGCGAGTGCCCGATGA
- a CDS encoding IS630 family transposase → MAEPVRARRLTQDEGRRLQQLVRRGKHDSVRVRRALIIMASASGTPVPAIARLVAAHEDTVRDVIHMFNQMGLACLNPQWAGGRPRRISEDDEAFIVTTATQHPRRLGQPFTRWSLRKLADYLAGRDAARRVVVSPERLRQLLHDNDVSWQRTRTWKESSDPDFDAKLDRIEQVTNAFLDRCFAFDQFGPLSIRPHHGSTWAPRSDPGRLPATYTRTHGIRYFHGCYSLGDDQLWGVVRRRKGADHSLAALQSIRAARPDGAPIYVILDNLSANKTAKIRRWAALNKVELCLTPTSASWANPIEAQFGPLRTFVMAGSDHPNHTVQTGELQKYLRWRNANARHPDVLAAQRRERARIRSERQHRWGRPRTQTAA, encoded by the coding sequence GTGGCTGAGCCGGTACGGGCACGGCGGTTGACCCAGGACGAGGGCCGCAGGCTGCAACAACTCGTCCGGCGCGGGAAGCACGACTCGGTCCGGGTCCGCCGGGCGTTGATCATCATGGCGTCCGCGTCCGGGACCCCGGTCCCGGCGATCGCCCGGCTGGTCGCCGCGCATGAGGACACGGTCCGGGACGTGATCCACATGTTCAATCAGATGGGGCTGGCCTGCCTAAACCCTCAGTGGGCGGGCGGCCGTCCCCGCCGGATCAGTGAAGACGACGAAGCGTTCATCGTCACGACGGCCACGCAACACCCGCGCCGGCTCGGGCAGCCCTTCACCCGGTGGAGCCTGCGGAAACTCGCCGACTACCTCGCCGGCCGTGATGCCGCCCGGCGGGTGGTCGTCAGCCCGGAGCGGCTGCGGCAACTTTTGCATGACAACGACGTGTCCTGGCAGCGCACACGCACCTGGAAGGAATCGTCGGATCCGGACTTCGACGCGAAACTCGACCGGATAGAGCAGGTCACGAACGCGTTCCTGGACCGGTGTTTCGCCTTCGACCAGTTCGGGCCGCTATCGATCCGCCCGCACCACGGCAGCACGTGGGCACCGCGATCCGATCCGGGCCGGCTGCCCGCGACCTACACCCGCACGCACGGCATCCGCTACTTCCACGGCTGCTACAGCCTCGGCGACGACCAGCTCTGGGGAGTCGTCCGCCGCCGCAAAGGCGCAGATCACAGCCTCGCCGCGCTGCAATCGATCCGCGCGGCGCGGCCGGACGGGGCACCGATCTACGTCATCCTCGACAACCTGTCGGCGAACAAGACCGCGAAAATCCGCCGGTGGGCGGCCCTCAACAAGGTCGAGTTGTGCCTGACCCCGACCAGCGCGTCCTGGGCCAACCCGATCGAGGCCCAGTTCGGACCACTCCGCACGTTCGTCATGGCCGGCTCGGACCACCCGAACCACACCGTCCAGACCGGCGAGCTGCAGAAATACCTACGCTGGCGCAACGCCAACGCCCGCCACCCCGACGTCCTGGCCGCCCAACGACGCGAACGCGCCCGCATCCGCAGCGAACGCCAACACCGCTGGGGTCGACCACGCACCCAGACCGCCGCCTAA